In the Clavelina lepadiformis chromosome 8, kaClaLepa1.1, whole genome shotgun sequence genome, one interval contains:
- the LOC143469580 gene encoding contactin-associated protein like 5-3-like, whose amino-acid sequence MNRVLLFVLSVVVGAFCQTSDDEKSCLGNTVHNYFYGPEGQTINPTHNPVGSQQQGKPGKIGPRGDRGFTGQKGTKGEPGQSSNTARELQRLQTELDALKAKLETPLALPPSCDYVRGKKSSGIYLISPEPTKLQPFYVYCNFTGDASDAYIWHDTMEEMAVSKCQAAKCYRRKISYNVDMDQIVALIKISSRCRQFIKYRCRASVMFYDSGADHASWVSRGGTQMHYWGGATSRRNDYCACGETGTCVDSSKKCNCDRNTAPETSDEGYLTDKDALPVTGLFFGDTDASDEFGWHTLGPLICSGRQ is encoded by the exons ATGAACAGGGTGTTGTTATTTGTCTTAAGTGTCGTGGTTGGGGCATTCTGCCAGACTTCAGATGATGAAAAAAGCTGTTTGGGCAACACGGTTCACAATTACTTTTATGGACCGGAAGGCCAAACAATAAACCCCACCCATAACCCTGTTGGTTCCCAACAACAAGGAAAACCTGGTAAAATTGGTCCCCGCGGCGATCGGGGTTTCACAGGTCAAAAGGGCACAAAG GGCGAGCCAGGTCAAAGTAGCAACACCGCCAGGGAGCTGCAAAGATTGCAAACTGAACTTGACGCACTGAAGGCAAAACTGG AGACTCCTTTAGCTCTGCCCCCATCTTGTGATTATGTTCGAGGCAAGAAATCATCCGGAATATATTTGATATCTCCCGAGCCAACTAAACTTCAACCATTTTACGTTTACTGTAACTTTACGGGTGACGCATCAG ATGCCTATATTTGGCATGATACTATGGAGGAAATGGCTGTGTCTAAATGTCAAGCAGCAAAATGCTATCGACGTAAAATCAGCTATAATGTTGACATGGATCAAATCGTTGCTTTGATCAAAATATCTTCTCGTTGCCGTCAATTCATCAAA TACCGCTGTAGGGCAAGTGTCATGTTTTATGACAGTGGAGCGGATCATGCTTCCTGGGTGTCACGTGGTGGAACCCAAATGCATTACTGGGGGGGAGCTACGTCAAGAAGAAATGACTATTGCGCCTGCGGTGAAACAG GAACCTGCGTCGATTCAAGTAAGAAATGCAATTGCGACCGAAACACGGCCCCGGAAACATCAGATGAAGGATATCTTACAGATAAGGATGCCCTGCCTGTGACTGGACTCTTTTTTGGTGATACTGACGCTTCAGACGAATTTGGATGGCATACGCTTGGGCCACTCATTTGCTCTGGACGGCAATAA